The Triticum aestivum cultivar Chinese Spring chromosome 7B, IWGSC CS RefSeq v2.1, whole genome shotgun sequence genome window below encodes:
- the LOC123163008 gene encoding auxin response factor 16 — protein sequence MKDQGSAGVSPGPPEGEKKAINSELWHACSGPLVAMPPVGSLVVYFPQGHSEQVAASMHKEVDIIPNYPSLPSKLICKLLSLTLHADSETDEVYAQMTLQPVNKYDRDAMLASELGLKQNKQPVEFFCKTLTASDTSTHGGFSVPRRAAEKIFPPLDFTMQPPAQELMAKDLHDIPWKFRHIFRGQPKRHLLTTGWSVFVSTKRLLAGDSVLFIRDEKSQLLLGIRRATRPQPALSSSVLSSDSMHIGILAAAAHAAANSSPFTIFYNPRASPSEFVIPLAKYNKALYTQVSLGMRFRMLFETEDSGVRRYMGTITGIGDLDPVRWKNSHWRNLQVGWDESTASERRTRVSIWEIEPVATPFYICPPPFFRPKLPKQPGMPDDESEVDSAFKRAMPWLGDDFALKDVQSQLFPGLSLVQWMAMQQNPQMLPAGAPAVQAPYLNSSAMAMQDGMGTGNDDLMRRFNMQGQNIGLPNSQVGSKMDHPAMAQHQQQSHQLQQQQQVQQSQQSSAVQQQQAQLLQQNAIHLQQQQEHLQRQQSLPQQQQEHLQRQQSQPQQQLKTAASMPSMEQHKLREQQPQGGQAVSQAQMLSQIFQPSSSQLQQLGLPKSPTQRPGFPGLPTACSLQQPARGQAPQVQQAAEYQQALLQSQQQQLQQLSQPEMQLQLLQKIQQQNMLSQLNPQHQSQLMQQLSQKNQEYLQQQILQHQLSGSDAMVQFKQSHQTPSNNITGSLTPQQLARSHSALAESEDPSSSTAPSANRLSPMNSLSRTHQGSRNLTDMTTSPHIDNLLQEIQSKPDNRNKNDTQSSKETIPVPNRYPVSDQLDASSATSFCLDESPREGFSFPPVCLDSNAQVDPRDNFLIAENVDSLMPDALLSRGMGSGKDICNLPSGQRDHREVDNELSSAAFSSQSFGVPDMSFKPGCSGDIAVNDGGMPSQGLWNNQTQRMRTFTKVQKRGSVGRSIDITRYTNYDELRHDLACMFGIQGQLEDPYRMDWKLVYVDHENDILLVGDDPWEEFVSCVKSIKILSSVEVQQMSLDGDLGGIPSQTQACSASDDANAWRGS from the exons ATGAAGGACCAGGGATCGGCCGGCGTCTCGCCCGGCCCGCCGGAGG GGGAGAAGAAGGCCATCAACTCGGAGCTGTGGCATGCCTGTTCCGGGCCTCTGGTGGCGATGCCGCCGGTGGGCAGCCTTGTCGTCTACTTCCCACAGGGCCACAGCGAGCAG GTCGCCGCTTCGATGCACAAGGAGGTGGACATCATCCCCAATTACCCTTCTCTTCCTTCTAAGCTGATCTGCAAGCTTCTGAGCCTCACCCTACAT GCAGATTCTGAAACAGACGAAGTTTATGCTCAGATGACGCTTCAGCCTGTTAACAAA TATGATCGGGACGCAATGCTGGCATCTGAACTGGGTCTGAAGCAAAACAAGCAGCCAGTGGAGTTCTTTTGCAAGACGCTGACAGCGAGCGACACAAGTACTCATGGTGGATTCTCGGTGCCACGTCGTGCGGCGGAAAAAATATTCCCACCACTA GACTTTACGATGCAACCACCCGCTCAAGAGCTGATGGCCAAGGATCTTCATGACATTCCATGGAAATTCCGACACATTTTTCGAG GTCAACCAAAGAGACACCTTTTGACAACTGGTTGGAGTGTCTTTGTCAGTACAAAAAGGCTTTTAGCTGGTGATTCAGTTCTGTTTATAAG GGATGAGAAATCTCAGCTTCTCTTAGGCATACGGCGTGCTACAAGACCTCAGCCAGCTTTATCATCCTCAGTTTTATCCAGCGACAGCATGCACATTGGGATTCTAGCAGCAGCAGCCCACGCTGCCGCAAACAGTAGTCCTTTTACTATTTTCTACAATCCAAG GGCGAGCCCATCAGAATTTGTCATCCCTTTAGCAAAATATAACAAGGCTCTGTATACACAAGTTTCTCTCGGGATGCGGTTCAGGATGCTGTTTGAGACTGAGGATTCGGGGGTCCGAAGGTACATGGGCACGATCACGGGTATCGGTGACTTGGATCCAGTGCGGTGGAAGAATTCTCATTGGCGGAACCTTCAG GTTGGTTGGGATGAATCAACTGCATCTGAGAGGCGCACTCGTGTTTCGATATGGGAGATTGAACCAGTTGCCACACCTTTTTATATTTGTCCACCACCATTTTTCAGGCCAAAACTTCCTAAGCAGCCAGGAATGCCAG ATGATGAAAGCGAGGTTGATAGTGCTTTCAAAAGAGCCATGCCATGGCTTGGTGATGACTTTGCCCTAAAAGATGTCCAAAGTCAATTATTTCCAGGCCTGAGCTTAGTTCAATGGATGGCTATGCAGCAGAATCCTCAGATGCTTCCAGCTGGTGCCCCAGCTGTGCAGGCGCCGTACTTGAACTCCAGTGCAATGGCTATGCAGGATGGGATGGGCACTGGCAATGACGACCTGATGAGAAGATTCAATATGCAAGGCCAAAATATTGGTTTACCTAACTCACAGGTTGGCTCAAAAATGGACCACCCTGCAATGGCGCAACATCAACAGCAGTCCCACCAACTACAACAACAGCAGCAGGTCCAGCAATCACAGCAAAGTTCTGCGGTTCAGCAACAGCAAGCCCAATTGCTGCAGCAGAATGCCATTCATCTCCAGCAGCAGCAAGAACATCTCCAACGTCAGCAGTCACTGCCACAGCAGCAGCAAGAACATCTCCAAAGGCAGCAGTCACAGCCACAGCAGCAGTTGAAGACCGCTGCAAGTATGCCGTCAATGGAGCAGCATAAGCTGAGAGAACAACAGCCCCAAGGTGGACAGGCTGTTTCGCAAGCACAAATGTTGAGCCAGATTTTCCAGCCATCTTCCTCTCAGCTACAACAGTTGGGTTTACCAAAGTCGCCTACCCAGCGCCCGGGATTTCCAGGTTTACCAACTGCGTGTTCTTTGCAGCAGCCAGCTCGAGGCCAGGCACCACAGGTCCAGCAAGCAGCAGAATATCAGCAGGCCCTTTTACAGAGTCAGCAACAGCAGTTACAACAACTGTCACAACCAGAAATGCAGCTCCAGCTGCTTCAAAAGATTCAGCAGCAAAATATGTTATCTCAACTGAACCCGCAGCATCAGTCGCAGCTGATGCAACAGTTATCACAGAAAAATCAGGAATATCTCCAGCAACAGATTTTGCAACACCAGCTGAGCGGCTCTGATGCTATGGTCCAGTTCAAACAATCACATCAGACACCCTCAAACAACATCACAGGATCTCTGACGCCCCAGCAGCTTGCAAGGTCCCACTCAGCACTTGCCGAGAGCGAGGATCCATCAAGCTCAACTGCTCCATCTGCCAATCGTCTTTCTCCAATGAATTCATTGAGCAGAACACACCAAGGGAGCAGAAATCTAACTGACATGACAACATCACCACATATTGACAACTTACTTCAGGAAATTCAAAGCAAGCCAGATAACCGAAACAAGAATGATACGCAGAGTAGCAAAGAAACGATCCCTGTACCCAATCGATACCCAGTTTCAGATCAACTGGATGCTTCATCTGCCACGTCCTTTTGTTTAGATGAGAGCCCACGAGAAGGCTTTTCATTTCCCCCAGTTTGTTTGGACAGCAATGCTCAAGTCGACCCAAGGGATAACTTTCTTATTGCGGAAAATGTGGATTCACTGATGCCGGATGCCCTGTTGTCAAGAGGGATGGGTTCTGGAAAGGATATTTGCAATCTTCCTTCTGGGCAAAGGGATCACAGGGAGGTTGATAATGAGCTATCATCTGCTGCATTCAGTTCCCAGTCATTTGGTGTGCCTGACATGTCCTTCAAGCCTGGATGTTCAGGTGATATTGCTGTTAATGATGGTGGAATGCCAAGCCAAGGATTGTGGAATAATCAAACACAGCGGATGAGAACTTTCACAAAG GTTCAAAAGCGTGGATCTGTGGGGAGATCAATCGACATCACACGGTATACAAATTATGATGAACTTCGGCATGATCTTGCATGCATGTTTGGTATTCAAGGCCAGCTTGAAGATCCGTACAGAATGGACTGGAAGCTAGTCTATGTTGATCATGAAAACGACATCCTCCTTGTTGGGGATGACCCATGGGA GGAGTTTGTGAGCTGTGTGAAGAGCATCAAAATATTATCATCTGTGGAAGTGCAACAGATGAGTTTGGATGGCGACCTCGGCGGTATCCCTTCACAAACACAAGCCTGTAGTGCTTCCGATGATGCAAATGCATGGAGAGGAtcctga